The following coding sequences are from one Lysinibacillus sp. FSL W8-0992 window:
- a CDS encoding type IIL restriction-modification enzyme MmeI — protein sequence MKAIEKQSEKILEIRESYITNGSTLADLYDPIAMPVQLLKAHQQLDKLVDKSYGRNFKTDEERVAFLFELYVKERDKPKVKS from the coding sequence ATAAAAGCAATTGAGAAACAGTCAGAGAAAATTCTTGAAATTAGAGAGAGTTATATAACTAATGGAAGTACACTAGCCGACTTGTATGATCCAATTGCCATGCCTGTTCAATTATTAAAAGCACATCAACAATTAGATAAATTAGTTGATAAAAGTTATGGGAGAAATTTCAAAACAGATGAAGAACGAGTAGCATTTTTATTTGAATTATATGTAAAAGAAAGAGATAAACCTAAAGTAAAATCGTAA
- a CDS encoding LytR/AlgR family response regulator transcription factor, protein MNIVIIDDEKMAIDVLRIMLEKLTQFTFCIKGTYTNVKDAFALFEKERVDVVFLDMEMIDVHGLQVAKKLLVKYPNMQIIFVTAHAKFAVDAFDIEATDYLLKPVRENRLLKAVIKVQQVFSLRQEMQSKKMNYICTHILLVAFVF, encoded by the coding sequence GTGAATATAGTCATAATTGATGATGAAAAAATGGCAATAGATGTGTTAAGAATTATGCTAGAAAAGCTTACACAATTTACGTTTTGCATTAAAGGTACGTATACAAATGTAAAGGATGCATTTGCACTTTTTGAAAAAGAACGAGTAGATGTCGTTTTTTTAGATATGGAGATGATTGACGTTCATGGGTTGCAAGTTGCCAAAAAGTTACTAGTTAAATATCCAAATATGCAAATTATTTTTGTGACAGCCCATGCGAAGTTTGCTGTAGATGCTTTTGATATAGAAGCAACAGATTATTTATTAAAGCCAGTTCGAGAAAACCGTCTATTAAAGGCAGTGATAAAAGTACAACAAGTATTTAGTCTACGGCAAGAAATGCAATCTAAAAAAATGAATTACATATGTACGCACATACTTTTGGTAGCTTTCGTCTTTTAG
- a CDS encoding SDR family NAD(P)-dependent oxidoreductase, whose protein sequence is MGRLTGKVAIITGAALGMGASEAKLFASEGAKVVATDIRDDLLKEVISEIKENGGDAIGLKHNVTSEEEWKDVIQEAINHYGKVDVLVNNAGVASPKTMTQMEMDEWNRVMDINLNGCVLGMKYVIPEMQKAGGGSLINISSIGGIVGMAGSSPYTAAKGALRSLSKSAAVEYGKDKIRVNSVHPGIIETPMTADSFKDALPFYQTFTQLPYFGNPEDVAYGVLFLASDESRFMTGAELVIDGGWTAI, encoded by the coding sequence ATGGGACGTTTAACAGGTAAAGTAGCAATTATCACTGGTGCAGCACTAGGGATGGGAGCGTCGGAAGCTAAGCTATTCGCAAGTGAAGGAGCAAAAGTAGTCGCAACGGATATTAGAGATGATTTATTAAAAGAGGTAATTAGTGAAATTAAAGAAAACGGCGGAGATGCAATTGGATTAAAGCATAATGTGACATCTGAGGAAGAGTGGAAAGATGTTATTCAGGAAGCAATAAACCATTACGGTAAGGTAGATGTACTAGTCAATAATGCTGGAGTAGCCAGTCCAAAAACGATGACTCAAATGGAAATGGATGAATGGAATAGAGTAATGGATATTAATTTAAACGGCTGTGTACTTGGGATGAAATATGTAATTCCAGAGATGCAAAAAGCAGGTGGTGGTTCTTTAATTAATATTTCATCTATTGGTGGGATAGTGGGTATGGCTGGATCAAGTCCATACACAGCTGCAAAAGGGGCATTACGCTCTTTATCTAAATCAGCTGCTGTAGAATATGGAAAAGATAAAATAAGAGTAAATTCCGTTCACCCTGGTATTATTGAGACACCTATGACTGCTGATTCCTTTAAGGACGCATTACCATTCTATCAAACGTTCACTCAGCTTCCTTATTTCGGAAACCCAGAAGATGTTGCTTACGGAGTACTATTCCTTGCATCTGATGAATCACGTTTCATGACCGGAGCGGAATTAGTTATTGATGGAGGTTGGACAGCCATTTAA
- a CDS encoding hybrid sensor histidine kinase/response regulator produces MKKNISITVTIIMLFIIVYFVGNGDYFVSSSQQIAQNGIVTIEEKELQENTILKLDGEWSFYPNILISSSDSFDAYESEKILIEVPSTWNSFVEPNEEGLTVGTYHVKINVPIEGEYGLYIRSIHQSNRVFINGEVVGGMGNPSETLKDFKFENDDKYTVFAKSENQMLDIVIHVGNYNYPKAGITFPIEVGTKEAIQRDFSMKILAESFVCIGYIVFGAIYIISYSQNRKRKEELFLGLFTILFGLYMSFTNEKIFLLIFPYLNINEQLRLQLGILPLVDACLAFFLYYLYPEFMRKKAIYIISILLGFLFLIYGIYNPITKNSMIIPIENLVLSKIIFAVIFIPVGLYNVFVLLRVLMKGVEGSRYILILLVSLTCYTFLIVMYYIFDIPIVYSEQLLFIFTLYSFASLLSFRANTSFKKVQALSEELLMHNQMKDEFLLKTSHELRTPLNGILNISKSLMEGVQGPLKREQQENVILIHSVAQRLGYLVEDLLISSNHMTEEVRVMPRVVPISVINEVIEEIRSLMSNDTTIRLMSVVDSNLPHMYTDELRLKQVLYNLLYNALQHTKHGQITVLASVRDDYMEIQVSDTGIGIPSQDLDRIFNSFYQVKKGKNSGGLGLGLSISKNIVEQLNGEIHVTSTLGVGTIFTFTLPLATHEKLDIETQQQMGNRAENTILQLDLPLLHKGNDKSILVVDDDHVNIKVLVDALIQKGYTVIGVDNGFDAMDYIKKHKVDCMLVDLMMNGMSGYELCKQVRKQYDMLELPIIVLTAIMQHSDLVLSLQVGANDYLPKPIAMDELLVRIQSLLAVRQSSIDAIEDEMNYLYAQVTPHFVYNTLNTIIGLSYTDIENTREALYSLATYFRAKLNVHYRNSMVSIEDEIDLVKAYLYIEKMRFGDRLTVAYDIDESVQSLIPALSIQPIVENSVFHGISKKKEGGTIEVSVQREGQFIRIKIYDNGIGISEEKLQRLVNEENSRIGFTNPLKKFKLIKKASLRIYSEEGKGTTVIILLPEGDA; encoded by the coding sequence GTGAAAAAAAATATTAGCATTACTGTGACCATTATCATGCTATTTATTATCGTATATTTTGTTGGCAATGGAGATTATTTTGTTAGTAGTAGTCAGCAGATTGCGCAGAATGGGATAGTTACGATTGAAGAAAAAGAACTACAAGAAAATACTATTTTAAAATTAGACGGAGAATGGTCGTTCTATCCAAATATCTTAATATCGTCAAGTGATTCATTTGATGCGTATGAGAGCGAAAAAATACTAATTGAGGTTCCGTCTACCTGGAATAGTTTTGTAGAACCAAATGAGGAAGGACTTACTGTAGGAACATATCATGTTAAGATAAATGTACCAATTGAAGGGGAATATGGATTATACATTCGTTCAATTCACCAATCTAACCGTGTTTTCATAAATGGAGAAGTTGTAGGTGGAATGGGGAATCCGAGTGAAACCTTAAAGGACTTTAAGTTCGAAAATGATGATAAATATACGGTGTTTGCAAAAAGTGAGAATCAAATGCTTGATATTGTAATTCATGTGGGAAATTATAATTATCCAAAAGCTGGTATTACTTTTCCTATTGAGGTTGGAACAAAGGAAGCGATTCAAAGAGATTTTAGCATGAAAATTTTAGCAGAATCGTTTGTATGTATTGGTTATATTGTATTCGGTGCCATTTATATTATATCGTATAGTCAAAATCGGAAACGTAAAGAAGAATTGTTTTTGGGGTTATTCACTATATTATTCGGACTGTACATGTCGTTTACTAATGAAAAAATATTTTTACTAATTTTCCCTTATTTAAATATAAATGAACAATTGCGTTTACAATTAGGGATTTTACCACTTGTCGATGCTTGTTTAGCATTTTTTCTTTATTATTTGTATCCGGAGTTTATGAGGAAAAAAGCAATTTATATTATTAGTATTTTATTAGGTTTCCTTTTTTTGATCTATGGGATTTACAACCCGATTACAAAAAATAGTATGATTATACCAATAGAAAATCTAGTTCTTTCAAAAATAATCTTTGCAGTAATTTTTATTCCTGTCGGGCTTTATAATGTGTTTGTGCTATTACGTGTGCTTATGAAAGGTGTAGAAGGTTCACGTTATATTCTAATTCTTTTAGTATCTCTTACTTGTTATACTTTTTTAATCGTAATGTATTATATTTTTGATATACCTATAGTTTATAGTGAACAATTATTGTTTATTTTTACACTATATAGTTTTGCATCTCTGCTTAGTTTTCGAGCAAATACATCTTTTAAGAAAGTTCAAGCGTTATCGGAAGAGCTATTGATGCATAATCAAATGAAAGATGAATTTTTATTGAAAACGTCTCATGAATTACGTACACCTTTAAATGGCATTTTAAATATATCCAAGTCGTTAATGGAAGGTGTACAAGGACCTTTAAAGCGTGAGCAACAAGAAAATGTCATTTTAATACATAGTGTCGCACAACGATTAGGTTATTTAGTAGAGGATTTATTAATTTCTTCGAATCATATGACTGAAGAAGTTCGAGTTATGCCTCGTGTTGTTCCGATAAGCGTAATTAATGAAGTAATTGAGGAAATTCGTAGTTTAATGTCGAATGATACAACCATAAGATTAATGAGTGTAGTAGATTCAAATTTACCCCATATGTATACAGATGAATTACGATTGAAACAAGTGCTATATAATTTACTCTATAATGCTCTGCAGCATACAAAACATGGACAAATTACAGTCTTAGCTAGTGTACGTGATGATTATATGGAAATACAAGTAAGCGATACTGGAATTGGTATACCCTCACAAGACTTAGATCGAATTTTTAATTCCTTTTATCAAGTAAAGAAAGGTAAAAATAGTGGGGGACTTGGATTAGGATTAAGTATCTCAAAAAATATAGTAGAACAGTTAAATGGGGAAATTCATGTAACAAGTACATTAGGTGTTGGAACCATTTTTACTTTTACGTTGCCGCTTGCCACACACGAAAAACTAGATATTGAAACACAACAACAGATGGGCAATCGAGCAGAAAATACTATACTACAGCTAGATTTACCATTATTGCATAAAGGTAATGACAAATCCATACTCGTTGTTGATGATGATCATGTGAATATAAAAGTACTAGTGGACGCATTAATTCAAAAAGGCTATACCGTTATTGGGGTAGATAATGGGTTTGATGCGATGGATTATATAAAGAAACATAAAGTAGATTGCATGTTAGTCGACTTAATGATGAATGGTATGTCAGGCTATGAATTATGCAAACAAGTACGAAAACAATACGATATGTTGGAATTACCGATTATTGTTTTAACAGCAATTATGCAGCATTCAGATTTAGTGTTATCTTTACAAGTTGGGGCAAATGATTATCTGCCAAAACCGATTGCGATGGATGAATTACTAGTGCGTATTCAATCATTACTAGCAGTTCGACAATCTTCCATTGATGCGATTGAGGATGAAATGAATTATTTATATGCGCAAGTAACTCCTCATTTTGTCTACAATACACTTAATACTATTATCGGCTTAAGCTATACAGATATAGAAAACACACGAGAGGCGTTATACAGTTTAGCAACTTATTTCCGTGCCAAGCTGAATGTCCATTATCGTAACAGCATGGTTTCTATAGAAGATGAAATAGACCTTGTAAAAGCATATCTCTATATTGAAAAAATGCGCTTTGGTGATCGTCTTACAGTTGCATATGATATTGATGAGTCCGTTCAATCTTTGATTCCAGCATTATCAATTCAGCCTATAGTTGAAAATTCAGTTTTTCATGGGATTTCGAAGAAAAAAGAAGGTGGTACTATTGAGGTGAGTGTGCAACGAGAAGGTCAATTTATACGTATAAAAATTTATGATAATGGGATCGGTATCTCAGAAGAAAAGTTGCAACGATTAGTAAATGAAGAAAACTCACGTATTGGATTTACGAATCCGTTGAAAAAATTTAAGCTTATTAAAAAGGCCAGTTTGCGTATATATAGTGAAGAAGGTAAAGGAACTACTGTTATTATTCTATTACCAGAAGGTGATGCATAG
- a CDS encoding DDE-type integrase/transposase/recombinase, whose product MKVLCELLGLTKSSYYSALQKNAIEPTKSASEVLLEEIKQIFIEDGQLYNGAQLYDRLKKRGFQGSLRKVQRVLKKAKEAQVIEVQEPIVNMGFETTEANEKWVVNISYVPTWHQGWVYIASIIDVHTKKLIGFSFDRSVSESLVVEALKKAYAQFAMPVVLYTSLQPAFIEHCKEASKEKELLLPPIVYKDYLYDEECLQAIVPFLTGTENRLRRGHASIRYLK is encoded by the coding sequence GTGAAAGTACTTTGTGAGCTACTAGGCTTGACGAAAAGCTCTTATTACAGCGCATTGCAAAAAAATGCAATAGAACCTACAAAGTCAGCATCAGAGGTATTATTAGAGGAAATTAAACAGATTTTTATTGAAGATGGACAACTTTACAATGGTGCACAGCTATATGACAGATTAAAAAAGCGAGGCTTTCAGGGGAGTTTGCGGAAAGTGCAGCGGGTGTTAAAAAAAGCTAAGGAAGCACAAGTAATAGAAGTGCAGGAGCCAATAGTAAATATGGGATTTGAAACAACAGAAGCGAACGAAAAGTGGGTAGTCAATATAAGTTATGTACCAACGTGGCATCAAGGGTGGGTTTATATAGCATCTATTATAGATGTACATACAAAGAAGTTAATAGGCTTTAGCTTTGATCGATCAGTGAGCGAAAGCTTAGTTGTGGAGGCATTAAAGAAAGCGTATGCCCAATTTGCTATGCCAGTTGTATTGTATACAAGCCTACAACCAGCGTTTATTGAGCACTGCAAAGAAGCAAGTAAAGAAAAAGAATTGTTACTACCACCAATTGTTTATAAAGATTATTTGTATGATGAGGAATGTTTACAAGCAATTGTGCCGTTTTTAACGGGTACGGAAAATCGACTGCGGCGAGGTCATGCTTCCATCCGCTATTTAAAATGA
- a CDS encoding NUMOD4 domain-containing protein has protein sequence MGKEIWKAVEGFSDYEVSNFGKVRSYKLKKNRSLLKPRKVNEKKPYYMMNLVNDDGKYQLVRVHRLVAMAFVPRRVGMNIVNHIDGNKLNNVAMNLEWTNHKGNNKHAYESGLRKGPKKKFRKVAKVINNQVIEIYPSIAEASRKNNISDTSIRRGCNGIMNTAGGYMWKFVD, from the coding sequence ATGGGAAAAGAAATATGGAAAGCGGTAGAAGGATTTTCTGATTATGAAGTAAGTAATTTTGGAAAAGTACGAAGTTATAAATTAAAGAAAAATAGATCGTTGTTGAAACCTCGTAAAGTAAATGAAAAAAAACCGTATTATATGATGAATTTAGTGAACGATGATGGAAAATATCAACTAGTAAGAGTACACCGTTTGGTTGCGATGGCTTTTGTCCCTAGACGTGTAGGAATGAATATCGTGAATCATATTGACGGAAACAAATTAAACAACGTAGCAATGAATCTCGAGTGGACCAACCATAAAGGGAACAATAAACACGCTTATGAAAGTGGATTGAGAAAAGGACCTAAGAAAAAATTTAGGAAGGTAGCAAAAGTAATTAATAATCAAGTTATTGAAATATATCCTTCGATTGCTGAAGCTTCAAGAAAAAATAATATTAGTGATACATCAATCAGACGTGGATGCAATGGGATAATGAATACAGCTGGTGGTTATATGTGGAAATTTGTTGATTAA
- a CDS encoding AfsR/SARP family transcriptional regulator translates to MYAHTFGSFRLLDVQQQIVKWRTRKVKELFLYLWFNRNKPLLNTVIMEELWPEAEIEKAGANLHTSIYQLRKILKQNGSENPILLVNNHYQLNIEIDSDYEELLQLLEREHYDEQAMQQLLNCYEDDFLAEEEYHWAIQIQLRLKQSVLHLLEMYIAHTNEINPLLKLNCLQKMLEIDEFNEQYMFLLLQFLIEKNKKQDCTQCFDMIQQKLQEELGVPVPDNIKSMYAEYMIHV, encoded by the coding sequence ATGTACGCACATACTTTTGGTAGCTTTCGTCTTTTAGATGTTCAACAGCAAATTGTGAAATGGCGTACAAGAAAAGTAAAGGAATTGTTTTTATATTTATGGTTTAATCGGAATAAGCCGCTATTAAATACTGTAATTATGGAAGAATTATGGCCAGAAGCAGAGATAGAGAAAGCTGGGGCTAATTTACATACATCCATCTATCAATTACGCAAAATTTTGAAGCAAAATGGTAGTGAAAATCCGATTCTATTAGTAAATAATCATTATCAATTAAATATCGAAATTGATAGTGATTATGAGGAACTATTACAGTTGTTAGAAAGAGAGCATTATGATGAACAAGCAATGCAACAATTATTAAATTGCTATGAAGATGATTTTTTAGCGGAGGAAGAATATCATTGGGCGATTCAAATACAACTTCGCTTAAAACAAAGCGTATTACATTTATTAGAAATGTATATCGCTCATACGAATGAAATTAATCCATTGCTAAAACTAAATTGTCTACAAAAGATGCTAGAGATCGATGAATTTAATGAGCAATACATGTTTTTGCTCTTGCAATTTTTAATCGAGAAAAATAAAAAACAAGATTGTACACAATGTTTTGATATGATCCAGCAAAAGTTACAGGAAGAGTTAGGCGTGCCAGTGCCAGATAATATTAAGAGTATGTATGCTGAATACATGATACACGTATAG
- a CDS encoding DUF6241 domain-containing protein: protein MSHQKVEAKVKWGHTQIAQEKVERLLAVCKMNDYKYNDLYISILERWSKGDFSNAVDEHNSIWEMQGGDESTNSGKATRLLSPVEEQAYIENNLEFDLYDK, encoded by the coding sequence ATGTCTCATCAAAAGGTTGAAGCTAAAGTAAAATGGGGTCACACGCAAATAGCACAAGAAAAAGTTGAACGATTATTGGCTGTATGCAAAATGAACGATTATAAATATAATGATCTTTACATTTCAATATTAGAAAGATGGTCGAAAGGTGATTTTTCAAACGCAGTTGACGAGCATAATTCCATTTGGGAAATGCAAGGCGGTGACGAATCAACAAATTCAGGAAAAGCAACTCGCTTGTTAAGTCCCGTGGAAGAGCAAGCTTACATTGAAAACAACCTTGAATTTGATTTATATGATAAGTAG
- a CDS encoding TetR/AcrR family transcriptional regulator, which translates to MTKQKIDPRVIRTRRLLKQALIELMEEQAFEEIKVQDISDRATVKRVTFYLHYKDKNELMVQCIDEILSDLREKVSVKISLLDNFDYLEEYPHPSFVQLFQHIADNFSFYKAFLVTNRIPYLASGLLEIIHEFVSEGINQIEPSEQNLTAKRDLIIKYVESAFLEVIIWWIKNNLPYSEHEMAFQLMNLSIKGPYKHNPLKNRDESLTENE; encoded by the coding sequence ATGACAAAACAAAAAATTGATCCACGTGTAATTAGAACTAGAAGGTTATTAAAGCAGGCATTAATTGAACTAATGGAAGAACAAGCCTTTGAGGAAATTAAAGTACAAGATATTTCTGACCGAGCAACAGTAAAACGGGTTACCTTTTATCTTCACTATAAAGATAAGAATGAGCTTATGGTACAATGTATCGATGAAATTTTAAGTGACTTGCGTGAAAAAGTAAGTGTCAAAATATCACTTTTAGATAACTTTGATTATTTAGAAGAATACCCTCATCCAAGTTTTGTTCAATTATTTCAACATATTGCAGACAATTTCTCATTTTATAAAGCCTTCCTAGTTACTAACCGCATCCCTTATTTAGCTTCGGGACTTTTAGAAATTATACATGAGTTTGTTTCTGAAGGGATTAACCAAATCGAACCTAGTGAGCAAAATCTTACAGCTAAAAGAGATTTAATAATCAAATATGTGGAATCTGCCTTTTTGGAAGTTATTATATGGTGGATTAAAAATAACCTGCCTTATTCAGAACATGAAATGGCTTTTCAATTAATGAATTTGTCTATTAAAGGACCTTACAAACATAATCCTCTGAAAAACAGAGACGAATCGCTCACTGAAAATGAGTAA
- a CDS encoding class I SAM-dependent DNA methyltransferase — MLSWNEIRARAISFTKEWKDETSENAEAKSFWDGFFNVFGISRRRVATFEQKVKTLDGNGYIDLLWKGVLIIEHKSRGKDLERAYKQAKDYFPGLKESELPKYILVSDFERFALYDLETDAKRTFTIDQLHQNIELFGFIAGYQKQELKEQDPVNIHAAEKMGELHDKLKAIGYSGNQLEVYLVRLLFCLFADDTGIFEKNLFRDYIEHETKEDGRDLALHIGNIFNVLNTPFENRFTNIDETLNKFPYVNGGLFEAQLPLASFDTEMRDLLIECSALDWGRISPAVFGSLFQSVMNAEQRRTLGAHYTSEENILKVIKPLFLDDLWNEFESVKNNERKLQDFHKKLSTLTFFDPACGCGNFLIIAYRELRLLELEILRQQLKGQMVLEIDEFVWIDVDQFYGIEIDEFASQIAQVALWLIDHQMNMLVSNEFGEYFVRLPLKKKANIVYGNSLQINWNDVVPSKNLSYILGNPPFVGSSIMSDEQKEDIKPIIEKIKNSGSLDYVTAWYIKAADYIQLTKIKVGFVSTNSIVQGDQAIVLWKHLFYTKRITIHFAHQTFKWTNEARGKAAVYCIIVGFSNFPDLPKSLYSYPDISGDPTMSTVKNINQYLLDAPTVFIEKRSKPISNISPMLYGTKPTDGGNFLFSEEEMKDFINLEPLSAAYFKKWIGARELTTGQHRYVLYLKDCPPNELRKMPYVMERIEAVKKMRLESKKEATRKWAEFPTLFAEDRVTNEKKLIIPSTTSENRKIIPIGYYDENTICSNATFQIKDETKYIFGILNSAMHMAWTRTVCGRLKSDYRYSNTIVYNNFIFPTP, encoded by the coding sequence ATGTTAAGCTGGAACGAAATAAGAGCGAGAGCTATTAGTTTCACCAAAGAATGGAAAGATGAAACGAGTGAAAATGCAGAAGCAAAATCTTTTTGGGATGGATTCTTTAATGTTTTTGGTATTTCTCGTAGACGTGTTGCTACTTTTGAACAAAAAGTAAAAACACTTGATGGCAATGGCTATATTGATTTGCTTTGGAAAGGTGTTTTAATAATTGAACACAAATCTAGAGGTAAAGATTTAGAAAGAGCCTACAAGCAAGCGAAGGATTATTTTCCAGGTTTAAAAGAATCGGAATTACCGAAATACATCTTAGTTTCGGATTTTGAAAGGTTTGCTTTATATGACTTAGAAACTGATGCAAAAAGGACATTTACAATTGACCAACTCCATCAAAATATTGAGCTATTTGGTTTCATAGCAGGTTATCAAAAACAAGAGCTAAAAGAACAAGATCCTGTAAATATTCATGCAGCTGAAAAAATGGGAGAATTGCATGATAAATTAAAAGCCATTGGTTACTCTGGCAATCAGCTTGAGGTTTATCTAGTCAGATTGCTGTTTTGTTTATTTGCAGATGATACGGGGATATTCGAGAAAAATTTATTTAGAGATTATATAGAACATGAAACAAAAGAAGATGGAAGAGACCTTGCTTTACATATTGGTAATATCTTCAATGTGTTGAATACGCCATTCGAAAATCGCTTTACAAATATTGATGAAACATTAAATAAATTTCCTTATGTAAATGGTGGCTTATTTGAAGCTCAACTACCACTAGCTTCATTTGATACTGAAATGAGAGATTTATTAATTGAATGTTCGGCTTTAGATTGGGGTAGAATTTCTCCAGCAGTTTTTGGTTCATTGTTCCAAAGCGTTATGAATGCTGAACAAAGACGGACATTAGGTGCCCATTATACAAGTGAAGAAAATATCTTAAAGGTAATAAAGCCGTTATTCCTTGATGATTTGTGGAATGAATTTGAATCAGTAAAAAATAACGAACGGAAATTACAAGATTTTCATAAGAAATTAAGCACATTAACATTTTTTGACCCTGCGTGTGGTTGTGGGAATTTCTTGATTATTGCTTACAGAGAACTTAGGTTACTAGAATTAGAAATTTTAAGACAACAGCTCAAAGGACAAATGGTATTAGAAATTGACGAATTTGTTTGGATTGATGTTGACCAATTTTACGGAATAGAAATCGATGAATTTGCATCTCAGATTGCACAAGTTGCTTTATGGCTAATTGACCATCAAATGAATATGCTTGTTAGTAACGAATTTGGTGAATACTTTGTTCGTTTACCTTTGAAGAAAAAAGCTAATATTGTTTATGGGAACTCATTACAAATTAATTGGAATGATGTAGTACCTAGTAAGAATCTAAGCTATATTCTTGGTAATCCACCATTTGTTGGTTCATCAATTATGAGCGATGAACAAAAAGAGGATATTAAGCCAATTATAGAAAAAATCAAAAACTCAGGTTCATTGGATTACGTTACAGCTTGGTATATAAAAGCTGCTGACTATATTCAATTAACAAAAATAAAAGTAGGTTTCGTTTCAACTAATTCTATCGTTCAAGGAGACCAAGCGATAGTTTTATGGAAACATTTATTTTATACAAAACGTATTACAATTCATTTTGCTCATCAGACTTTTAAATGGACAAATGAAGCAAGGGGTAAAGCTGCTGTATATTGTATTATTGTAGGGTTTAGTAATTTTCCTGATTTACCCAAAAGTCTTTATTCTTACCCAGATATTAGCGGAGACCCAACGATGTCCACTGTGAAGAATATTAATCAATATTTACTGGACGCCCCAACAGTTTTTATAGAGAAACGGTCAAAACCTATAAGTAACATATCACCTATGCTTTATGGTACAAAACCAACAGATGGCGGGAATTTCTTATTTTCTGAAGAAGAAATGAAAGATTTTATTAATTTAGAACCTCTATCGGCTGCATATTTTAAAAAATGGATTGGTGCAAGAGAATTAACTACTGGTCAACATAGATACGTTTTATACTTAAAAGATTGTCCACCCAATGAACTGAGAAAAATGCCATATGTAATGGAACGAATAGAAGCAGTAAAAAAAATGAGATTAGAAAGTAAAAAAGAGGCTACAAGAAAATGGGCTGAATTTCCAACCCTATTTGCAGAAGATAGAGTTACGAATGAAAAAAAATTAATAATTCCTAGTACAACATCTGAAAATCGAAAGATAATACCAATAGGTTATTATGATGAAAATACAATTTGTAGTAATGCAACATTTCAAATTAAAGATGAAACCAAATATATATTTGGCATTCTTAATTCTGCAATGCACATGGCATGGACAAGAACAGTATGTGGTCGTTTGAAAAGTGATTATCGATATTCAAATACAATAGTATATAATAATTTTATTTTTCCAACACCTTAG
- a CDS encoding terminase TerL endonuclease subunit, which yields MLMINYKEIEDFIVNLPNQLGVKLTHIAYDHFNAGNLVQNLQSYEPFYTTQFEIIQQNKTGRHFGISLLRQAIMQKRLFFDNSMMVHEWGAVEMKQTDNLYYVEKVKTAKNKTDIIFSLINALSICSELYEVNQEQFTDFILELS from the coding sequence ATGCTAATGATTAATTATAAAGAGATCGAGGACTTTATCGTAAATCTCCCAAATCAATTGGGCGTGAAGCTAACGCATATTGCTTATGACCATTTCAATGCTGGGAATTTGGTTCAAAACTTACAAAGTTACGAACCTTTTTACACTACGCAATTTGAAATTATTCAGCAAAATAAAACTGGTCGTCACTTTGGTATTTCATTACTACGTCAAGCAATAATGCAAAAACGCTTATTCTTTGATAATTCAATGATGGTACATGAATGGGGAGCAGTTGAAATGAAGCAAACGGATAATCTGTATTATGTTGAGAAAGTCAAAACTGCTAAAAATAAAACAGATATTATTTTTTCATTGATAAATGCTTTAAGTATTTGCAGTGAGCTTTATGAAGTCAATCAAGAACAATTCACAGATTTTATATTGGAATTATCGTGA
- a CDS encoding transposase — translation MGKKQYSPDFKLEIVKQYRLGTAVSKLSSEYGISEVTIYKWIKLYAPVDGMVDMTKAEVLSVQKENERLKQEVDILKKAITIFATK, via the coding sequence GTGGGGAAAAAACAATATTCACCAGATTTTAAATTAGAAATTGTTAAACAATATCGCCTCGGCACCGCTGTAAGTAAATTATCAAGCGAATATGGTATATCAGAAGTGACGATTTATAAATGGATTAAACTATATGCACCTGTCGATGGGATGGTGGACATGACAAAGGCAGAGGTATTAAGCGTGCAAAAAGAAAACGAGCGCTTAAAGCAAGAGGTTGATATTTTAAAAAAGGCTATAACCATATTCGCAACCAAATAG